AAATCAACAAAATATACAAAGAGCACTACCTAATATTACTCCGCACCTAAAAGTCATCAGGATCAGGGTATGTGAAATCAACAAAATATTCTGGATTATATGCTACTTGCTCTTCAATTGGAGGAACATTCTCTCCAATCACAACATTTCGTTGTTTGACTAGCATAGAAATTTCATTTGGGTCATTAATCTCATCAAAGCCATCACTTATTGTCATATTGTCTAAACCTATTCCAATGTCAATGACAAATTCTCCCTCTAGACCATCTTCCTGGAAGGTATCTACACATGGTGGGTCTTCATCATTGTATTCATCCATTGAAGGAATGGATAGGTTCACAACCGGGCTGACCTTGTGTGCAACCCACCACCCATTGAGGTTCAGATCAGATTTACATGGATATGGATGATAATAAACCTGCTTCACTTGGTTAGCAAGAACAAAAGGCTCATTTGCTGGATTACATGATTCATGGGCAACTTCTACTAGTCCAAGTCTATCCAAGTGCCTCACTCCATTAGTTGGGTGGAACCAATGACACTCAAATAAAACAAGGCTGAAATCACTACCACCATCAAACTTTAACTCAATAATGTCTTTGATAATACTGTAATACTCAAGCTCATTGTTGCTACCATCATCATCACCAACAGCAAGCACTCCCGTGTTGGTGGTAGTTAGGTTCCCTCTAGATTTTTTATACTTTTCAGATCTAAATCTGTACCCATTAACTTCATAAATATCATATGACTTGACTTTGAGGCCACATCCACGTGATAAACGACGCAATTCActaggtatgcttgcatccatgtCACACTGCAATATTACAATTAAAAATTAAAGTGTATCCAGATTATACATTACTGTATAAAACTACACAGGAATTGGTCAATTAGCTAGTACCATGTTTCTAAACCATTCAAGCAAATTTGGTTTGCCATGGCCAGCCCCATTAATCCTTAAATTGTCCAATTGTCTCTGGCTTGGTGGTCTTGCCCGGCTCCATTGTTCCCGTTCAAATTTTCTATGGGACACAAAAACATGAATTATTGTAATGATAAATGTTATTAGCTGGTTTATTAAGTTGGTGCACTCACTCAACATATTCATCCATTTCAGTCAAGTTTGTGAATATATAAATCATTGCTGCCTTATACTCTTCAACAGTTAGAAACCTTGTTGTTCCTCTACCACTCTTCCATCCACGCACTTGGAACAAACTAAGAGTAGAATCAGATGGATCAGCATTATGAGCATAACGTTGTGGCCGATTTCGGGAGCTAGATATGAGATCAGGTAAGTATAATGATGTTAAGTTAGTGATCTCCTCAACAAGGCATCCTTCCACTATTGATGCTTCAACATGAGCCTTGTTACGAACTTTTGCCCTCACCTTTTTTAACAACCTACAACAGTTTTAGTTACTATTAGTTCTTTGAATATAATAGCCAAATGGAAAAGAACAGAAGTCCTAAATGTATACCTCTCAACTCCATACATCCATGTGTACTTTACAGGCCCCCCTACCCTAACTTGATATGGGAGGTGCACCATTATATGCTCCATTGAATTGAAGAAACCAGGTGGAAAGATTTTCTCCATTTTACAAAGTAAAACAGGTATGTTTGCTTCAAGTTGACGTATCTGGGCACGATCAACCTCCTTTGCACAAAGCACTCTAAAAAAGTAACTCACTTCAGCAAGGACCTCCCATATCTCATTCTTGACATAACCTCGCATCATCACAGCTAGCAAACGCTCAATGAAGATATGGAAGTCATGACTTTTGAGGCCATTAATTTTTAGAGTGTCCATGTTGACCCCTCGCCTTAGGTTTGATGCATAACCATCAGGGAATTTGATGTCCTTAAACCACTGCAAAACCTCCTTCTTCTGGGGTCTATTTAGGGAAAAGGGTGCTCTAGGCCTATCCCACAAGCCATTTGGCTTCTCAACAAGGTTGAGATGTCTCCTATTGCACATCAAGGCTTGGTCGAGTCTAGCCTTGTTATTATCCTTGGTCTTGTCAGCCATGTCAAGACATGTAGCAAAAATAGCTTCAGCTACATTTTTTTCAGTATGCATAGCATCAATGTGATGTGGACGCATAAGTAGAGGGAAATATGGCAATTCCCATAGAAATGGGATGTGAGTCCAATTGTGGACAGTACCACAACCTTCAAATGATTTCTCTTTGacttcattcatgtatgctaGCACCTCTTGCCCTGTTAACCGATGTGGAGGCGTGTCATACACTGCTACGCCCTTCCTAAATGCATTCTTCTGGTCCCTGAAACTATGGTCAGCTGGCAAGAACCTTCTATGGCAATCAAACCAACTGTACTTGTGCCCATTTGGTAGCCAAGTGCTGTCCACATCTGCCATACAATCAAAACAGGCCAAACCACCGTGTGTTGACCATCCAGAGAACATACCCAATCTAGGATAGTCATGGATGGAAGTATGATATGCAACCTTCATTTGAAAATTTTGCTTTGAAAAGCTATCATAGGTGAGAACTCCTGGCCAAGCTTCCTTGATCTCATCAACAAGTGGCCGCATGAAGACATTCATATTCTTGCCAGGATGCTCCGGTCCAGGAATCACTAAACTAAGAAATATATTTTCCTCCTTCATACAAAGAGCTGGAGGTAAGTTCAGAGGAATTGAAAAAACTGGCCAGCAAGAATATTGAGCTTTTCCATAGCCAAATGGGTTGAAGCCATCTGTTGCCAAAGCAATCCGAACATTCCTCGGGTCCATTGCAAACTTTGGGCAAGATGTATTGAAATGTGTCCATGCCTCAGCATCAGAAGGATGCACCATAACATTTGGGTTGGCTCGCCTACCCTCCTTGTGCCACCGCATGTGCTTTGCAGTGTTTGGCTCCATGAACAACCGCTGCAACCTTGGTATGAGTGGGAGATATCGTAGAACCTTACGTGGTATGGGTTTTCATTTCTGCCCTTGGTGTGCTGGTTCAGTAACTACATATCTACTCTCCCCACAGAAATCACATTTATCCTTGTTCTTATCTTCTTTGTAGTATATCATGCAATTGTTTGTACAAGCATCTATCTTGATGTAAGGCATTTTTAGACCACGAAGAAGACACTGGCACTCATACAAAGATTTTGGCATCTTATGGTTCTGAGGCAGTACATCACCAAACAAATCCAATAATTTATTAATGCATTCTACGGGGAGATTGTATTGTGACTTAACTGCCATCAAGCGTGCTACAGCAGTTTGCAGTGCAACACTAGTGTAGCTATGGAGCGGCTCTTTTGAAGCTTCTAACAAAGCATAGAATGCCTTAGCATCAGCTATTGGTTCATGCTCTACACTATCTGTTTGCATTGCATCACCCCAATCAGCTAACATTTGATCTAAACCATCGGCAGTATCGTACGCATAATCCATTGTAGGCTGACTAATAGGCCACTGACCATGTTCAGTCCATGTAAAATAGCCAGGCATAAACCCTCTTTTACACAAATGCATGCTCATGACGTCTCTTCTCCGTGTAACTCTATTGCGACAATCTGAACACGGACACACTACTCCAAGTTTTTCAGAATTAGAAACCGAATTGAAAGCCTGGTCTAGGAAAGCATTTGTATTTCGCACCCAATCCGAGGAATGACGACCATTGTCATTCCAGCCATCATACATCCAACTACGATCTTCTACTGACATGGCTATTGTTGTGACAATGAACTGAAACAGAAAAATTTGCAAGTAACTCACATGATTTAGTGCATGTATTCTAAAACTAATAGACAAACAAGTTTATATAGAACATATACTGATTATTACTAGTAACAAAATTTCTAGACTGCATCAGATGAGTCACAATATTGACTATTCTCTGAACCCAGTAGACAACTCACTTAAAAAAGAATATTCACCTAATAGATTGCAACACCAAAATTATCATAGTGCTAAGCTTCTTAGTTTCTAATTTTTTAGAAATGAACAGACCGTATAAAATATTTTAGACATGCCAATTCTGCTAACAATACAAAAAAGCAGCAAGAAAAGGAAATTTTCCTTCTCACCTTAAATCCTTTGTTCAAGAGTGACAAGCAGACTGTGAAGCCTTCTTTCTACAGATGTGGTGCCTTCCTTCTTCACAATAGAGCTCCGGGCAACACCGCCCCTACTCCTTGACTCCTCCTTGGCTCCAGGCGACCAAGCAGTAGAAGGGTGCCTCCACTATGGAATGGGAAGACTGAATATAATACATCAATATCAATTCTTTGTGAATCTTCTTACTGCTGTCCACACAAGAATGCACTAGAAATCCCTAGAAAATACCTTACCTCTGTCAATCCATCCTTTGCTTCCACAGATCTAAACAGTAGGACATGGAGGGAGGGAATGGGAGGCAGCAGATCGAGAATGGGTGATTGGAGTGAAAGCTTGGGATGGGGATTGGGGAGGGCTTAAGGTGGAGATGTGAGGGGGCAGCAGGGTGCAGAGTAGGGGGCTTTGGGAGGGCAGCAGGTTGGGGAGGGCGGACGGTGGCTTGGGAAGGGCGGCGGCTTGGGGAGGGAGGCAGCTCGAGGGAGGGTGCGGGTTGGGGGAGGCCGGCGTCCTGGGGAAGGGCGGCGGCCGAGCGCCGGGCGCCGGGCAGGCAGGCAGGCCCGCGCTGGGCAACGCTGGCGGGCAGGCAGCCGCGCGCTGGGCGGCCCAGGTGGGCAGGCAGGCCCGCGCTAGGCGGCGCTGGCGGACAGGCGGCCACGCGCTGGGCGGCTCTGGCGGGCAGGCGGCCGCGCGCTGGGTAGCGTAGGCGGGTAGGCGGCCGCACGCTGGGCGGCGcaggtgtaacagaaccgaccaattatacgaaattaagtaagaaaatcatccgccagagcagacgatttagcaaacttaagcccgtataacccggtagtccgtgaaatcatgaaggatttcaaaccaactcatgtcccagccatgatcgtaataagtttagcggtcaccaatcacatattacataaaagtttgcataacagatacatcagagtttaaacatagttattacaaaacaagttcgaataaaagtagcggaagtcatttgtttaaaaccacgcacactcacacggagttcaaatatagtgccagcgaatgatcatctccaacaaaagcatcagatgagacgtaaggaatgaccatgcccatggtcctaagcatcacccatcgtaggatacaggcagttgatacagtagccatagtacatctgcccatctgcaacaagtgggaaataaaaccctgagtacgagaaggtactcagccagacttacccgacataaccgaaaataaatgacaccaaggattatgaagggctttatagtagggtagctgactcatttgcaaaaggaagcatttttagcatttcaagaacctttctaaaagcattattgccaaattaattattattaacatgtcgactagatttgcacctatactagagtaaacatgtgattaagcagataatgataaccaatgatcattaagcaacttccatactgtcatattcattataactgtccaagtgttccataacaattactacgatgaagtaactcaagtcaagtgctcactatccaggagcgatggcgattcgaatcgattcctaaccagctggtgatttgttccttacacaaatctcactcacccgctaaagtgagatattgatcaccgagtcaactttccaggaacctcgagtttgccaggaaccacatgtacccgggggccgaccgactgcactttggccttatcatcccgcccccgtgtcctaccacacctgcttcggcacagtgcgctgcgggcaaattactcggcccgaaaaatctcccagcttcgcggtcggaaggtactttatccggccagctaaatgtaaggcatgcgttcaacatgactcgaggcccaacaacggccggtccttaatcgacacagacggaaaacactacagtccaaaacactgcaagtctccgtccggtctcaacttcatttaacacttagttataccatgacttcatagtcatccaagcagatccaggtaaccacctatagctcgcaggtgacaggaaatcacccgacttctaccggtctaagccagctaagcattgactcgactgcggataccagggtaacaaggatatagtataacaaaggtaagcaaggtataatgcagcaacggttgcaaacaactcctgaacgtaatgcatcaattaaagtaaagcatttaattaaatctttgcaaaccgggagaaaaatgctccggggcttgcctctctcgaaggagctcgggcggtgatcggggcactccggaagttcctcaacgtcctcctcttCGGCTTccggcacttcctgctgctgcacctcgaactgctcctcggactCCTCGGgaatgacgactgggttctcggtttgcgatcctgtatgatgcaatgcgcgtaagggattatgcaaacggtgcatcgaaggagatgcatgcaatggatatgttgaaatgcaaggtagtcaacatcatctaagaactatactacaagcacatgtcatctactgcattctcttctactactaagatgttaagttaacctatcttatgaaatgcttcaaagatacaccaaagctttactaatttcttaatcacacttaaagcaacacttgcttaaaccctaattaataataggtttgaatagcaacctatatttctgatgctcctaaaattctgagaaaattacagtagcataatactaccctaaacagactaccataaaaatttcatggcatttggataagtaaactatcctacacaaaaatgacaagctatagcataaaaatgagcatgaaattactttgtactatgaaaagtgtcaaacaacagaattagtatttttcctagattctaaacagtaaataatcactatacaaaaattaccacatgcatgttttatacaaattttgctctctagcaaaaataacaaaaatcagccatttaaggtacttgaactacacctcaaaattttcccacagcacatatatgaaacatattttcctaggaagtacatgacataataagattaacaaacttggaatcatatttttctgaagaatATAGattttttctacacatttttcaagttatcagcaatatttatgattaaataaaatcctacagaaaagtatatcaaaaatgacatgcactatttttcccaagtagatctggtgataaggaacctagcaaaatttgttttaacaaatttggagcaagtttgaccatccaaatatttttcaaaccatttcatatttcaaataataaagaataatgaaAATCAATTCTTTAAaactctactgggccggcccgaaggaaatagctggcccacggccatcaccggcctgcgcggcccaaGCGCGAGGGAAGGAAGACGGCCCACAGCGCGTCAAccccggcctggctcggcctggccagccgaggcagAGCGCCTTGCCGGAgcgcgcgctggcgcgacggcggggctcggccagcggccggcggccgtctccggccatggcagCGCCAGCGAGCGAGCGCAGGAGACGTGCGAGGAGAAGGCGAGCTCGGTAGagtagctaggcgaggctggaggggagaaggaagacgggttccatggcggccgagcacagcggcgccatggccgtcggcggcgagacgcggggaggcccgacctgtgctcggaaggcggagTAAGCTCGAGCGCGACCTcaaggaaggcgaggcggagctgcgggcgcgacgAATTGGAGAATGGCGTGGTGGTGCGGGAGttgacgccggcggagctcgggcgcggcgagggcggagctcaGGGCTCGCGGCtcgggaggagaaggagaggaagtgCGGGCGTGAGTGAGCGAGCGCGTGCGACtggcagcagggcgcgctcctcttcaagcccGCCAGCACGCTGCGTGGTCAGAGCTAGCCgggcgcgtggcggacacgcggcgggcgtcgcctgacgcggtcaggacgtggcgcggcgacgggcacggcgcgcgggagaagaaggcgcggcgcgcggaggcaggccgggctggcgcggcgtggggctgggccgaggcgaggtgcGCGCGGGGGCTTCGCTGGGCCGGCTTGCGGGGCTGGGCCggaaaggaggcggcggcccgcgaaaacAGAAACATTCTTTTCAATTTCCATTTTCAATAAATTTTCAAATAACagttttcaaatattattttgagcaagaaaatgacctcttttgaaaatgcaccaaaaatgaaagttgcttagaatttaattccctacaactttgcttttatgaccaaagcccaattctatctagattttgaattataaaatcaaagtcaattttaattcaaaaccctcattttggagaattattttgaaagcaaaattttgaattactttgaatacaaacattgctccaaaaattgaactaattattgctagctgatttacaatagcagccaaacatgttttactaacctagcaagaaaatttcagggcaaaacaattctaataagtgtatgcatcatttacttttcacaaacatgtttcgtatgtttcgaagtaatgtttcagttgttatatgcaagattacgcatgtatgaataggatgcttgatgatgcacgatatgtatgattagcaatgcctaaatgtaggcataacaccggggtgttacagccctccccccttataaaaatctcgtcccaagatttgggttacgaaccatttgttataaaattcttcataagctttttgtagatactctcctgtttcccaagttgcatctccctcatcatgatgattccactgtatcttgtatgttttcaccacactattccgagtagcacgttccttagtgtctaacacccggactggttgttcacgatacaccaaatctgatttgagttggatacctcgaggttctattctttcctccggaacacgcaaacatttcttgagatgtgatacatggaaaactgggaagactgtactcattgtctcaggtaactctaacttgtaggctaccggacctctttgttccaagatcttgtatggtcctacgaatctcgcagcaagctttcttcggattccaaaccttttcttcttcattggtgtgactttcagataaacatagtcaccaacttcaaacacaaggggtctccttcttttgtctgcatagcttttctgacgtgattgggcagctttcatattctgctgaataatatgaactttcttcttggcttcttctacaaagtcaatgccatagtaccttctatctccaggttcgacccaattcaatggtgttctacattttcggccatataaagcttcgaatggggccatcttgatgctttcttgatagctattattataagaaaactcagctaatggtaaccatgactcccatgatcccttggaagacaatacacaggctctcaacatatcctccaaaacagcatttactcgttcagtctgaccatctgtctgaggatgataagcggtactgcgaattaaactagttcctaagcctttgtgtaaatgttcccaaaa
The nucleotide sequence above comes from Miscanthus floridulus cultivar M001 chromosome 18, ASM1932011v1, whole genome shotgun sequence. Encoded proteins:
- the LOC136523817 gene encoding uncharacterized protein; this translates as MEPNTAKHMRWHKEGRRANPNVMVHPSDAEAWTHFNTSCPKFAMDPRNVRIALATDGFNPFGYGKAQYSCWPVFSIPLNLPPALCMKEENIFLSLVIPGPEHPGKNMNVFMRPLVDEIKEAWPGVLTYDSFSKQNFQMKVAYHTSIHDYPRLGMFSGWSTHGGLACFDCMADVDSTWLPNGHKYSWFDCHRRFLPADHSFRDQKNAFRKGVAVYDTPPHRLTGQEVLAYMNEVKEKSFEGCGTVHNWTHIPFLWELPYFPLLMRPHHIDAMHTEKNVAEAIFATCLDMADKTKDNNKARLDQALMCNRRHLNLVEKPNGLWDRPRAPFSLNRPQKKEVLQWFKDIKFPDGYASNLRRGVNMDTLKINGLKSHDFHIFIERLLAVMMRGYVKNEIWEVLAEVSYFFRVLCAKEVDRAQIRQLEANIPVLLCKMEKIFPPGFFNSMEHIMVHLPYQVRVGGPVKYTWMYGVERLLKKVRAKVRNKAHVEASIVEGCLVEEITNLTSLYLPDLISSSRNRPQRYAHNADPSDSTLSLFQCDMDASIPSELRRLSRGCGLKVKSYDIYEVNGYRFRSEKYKKSRGNLTTTNTGVLAVGDDDGSNNELEYYSIIKDIIELKFDGGSDFSLVLFECHWFHPTNGVRHLDRLGLVEVAHESCNPANEPFVLANQVKQVYYHPYPCKSDLNLNGWWVAHKVSPVVNLSIPSMDEYNDEDPPCVDTFQEDGLEGEFVIDIGIGLDNMTISDGFDEINDPNEISMLVKQRNVVIGENVPPIEEQVAYNPEYFVDFTYPDPDDF